From a single Planctellipticum variicoloris genomic region:
- a CDS encoding serine/threonine-protein kinase, translating into MRFSNPLELEDFLLQQRLVEPEQLRGGGDLPQTADELLSDLERRGVLTSYQTGKLRRGETDGLRVGQYRLLYRNAAGSFARVFRGCSVEDGSMVGVKVLRQRLASDPRAVTLFRREGELGKRLKHKNIVPIYDVGQDGDQHYITMEFVEGGNFRDFIKIRKSFSPEEATKYVLDIAEGLNYALGLGLTHRDLKLTNVLLSAQGVAKLVDFGLAGNDNGLSQFEESVDRAVEYASLERGTNAPANDPRSDLYFLGAIYYELLTGVPPYPPTKSSAERKDFRRYCNIRPLRSVNPSLPSNVIQIVERLMEISPSDRYQKPAEVIADLKDVLGQSADSKAPATPGPQDRPAQPTVICVETRPKQQDALREYFTKHSYRVLMLGDPQRALQRMKTERPAGLVVMAEMSEHEARDFYAKGIAACRKSGTAFILALSRGLNSLRDELAASPGVSRVLAQPVTLRDIRCAIEELRAAAK; encoded by the coding sequence ATGAGATTCTCCAACCCCTTGGAGCTGGAAGACTTTCTGCTTCAGCAACGACTGGTGGAACCCGAACAGTTGCGGGGCGGCGGGGATCTGCCGCAGACGGCGGACGAGCTCCTGAGCGACCTGGAGCGCCGTGGCGTTCTGACATCGTATCAAACCGGCAAACTCCGCCGGGGCGAAACTGACGGTTTGCGGGTGGGGCAGTATCGCCTGCTGTATCGAAACGCGGCGGGCAGTTTCGCACGCGTCTTTCGAGGCTGCTCGGTCGAAGACGGCTCGATGGTGGGTGTCAAAGTTCTCCGCCAGCGTCTCGCCAGCGACCCCCGCGCTGTCACTCTGTTCCGCCGCGAGGGGGAACTGGGCAAGCGTCTGAAGCACAAGAACATCGTCCCCATCTACGACGTCGGGCAGGACGGGGATCAGCATTACATTACGATGGAGTTCGTCGAGGGGGGGAACTTCCGCGACTTCATCAAGATCCGCAAGAGCTTCTCGCCTGAAGAAGCGACGAAATACGTGCTCGACATCGCCGAGGGCTTGAACTACGCCCTCGGGCTGGGGCTGACGCACCGCGATCTGAAGCTGACGAACGTGCTGCTGAGCGCTCAGGGAGTGGCGAAGCTCGTCGACTTCGGCCTGGCCGGCAACGACAACGGCCTGTCGCAGTTCGAAGAGTCGGTGGATCGAGCCGTCGAGTATGCGTCGCTGGAACGCGGGACGAACGCCCCCGCGAACGATCCTCGCAGCGATCTCTATTTCCTCGGCGCGATCTACTACGAACTGCTCACCGGGGTGCCTCCCTATCCGCCGACGAAAAGTTCGGCCGAGCGCAAGGACTTCCGCCGCTACTGCAACATCCGCCCTCTGCGATCCGTGAATCCGTCGCTCCCTTCGAACGTGATCCAGATTGTCGAACGGCTGATGGAGATCAGCCCCTCGGATCGTTACCAGAAGCCTGCGGAAGTCATCGCAGACCTCAAGGACGTGCTCGGTCAGTCCGCGGACTCAAAAGCGCCGGCGACGCCCGGCCCCCAGGACCGACCTGCGCAGCCGACGGTGATCTGCGTCGAAACTCGCCCCAAGCAACAGGACGCGCTGCGCGAATACTTCACCAAGCACTCCTACCGCGTCCTCATGCTCGGGGATCCGCAGCGTGCGCTGCAGCGGATGAAGACCGAGCGTCCGGCGGGGCTGGTCGTCATGGCGGAAATGTCGGAACACGAGGCGCGCGACTTCTACGCAAAGGGGATCGCCGCCTGCCGAAAGTCCGGGACCGCATTCATTCTGGCGCTGTCGCGCGGCCTCAACTCGCTCAGAGACGAGCTCGCCGCTTCGCCAGGCGTCTCCCGCGTTCTCGCACAGCCGGTGACGCTCCGCGACATCCGCTGCGCGATCGAGGAACTGCGAGCCGCGGCGAAGTAG